DNA sequence from the Tenacibaculum mesophilum genome:
AAAGCGTATAATATTTTCATCTTTTTAAATTTTTATAATTGATTGTTTTTAGAAAATTACCTATTTAGTAGGTACTGACCATTTCCTAATTTAATGCCATTATGGGCTTCATGGTTATTGGGTTTTAATGTTAAACTCTTTGAGGAGCTCTGTAAAAAGTTCGCTATTATTGTGTTCAGAACTAATGAGCTCTAGATCTTTTACAGAGTAGTTTAAATGAATATTTTTAGCGATCTCATCTTTTTCATATTCATATAAAGACCACGTTTTGTTTTTGTATTCCAGAGCAGTTAAGTTTTCTATCCAGTCACCAGAATTTAAGTATACAGTACTTCCTTTTTCAGTTTTTATGGATCTTATCTCTGGTTGATGAATATGACCGCATACTACATAGTCATATCCCTCATCAATTGCAATGTCTGCAGCAGTTGTTTCAAAATTATTAATGAATTTAATGGCGCTTTTTACACTGTTTTTAATTTTTTTTGAAAAAGATAATCGACCATAACCTAATTTATGACTACACCAGTTAACAGCGGTATTTATTAGGATTAAAAAATCGTACCCTTTACCTCCTAATTTAGCAAGCCATTTTGAATGTTGCATGGTAACATCAAAAACATCTCCGTGAAAAAACCATCCCTTTTTACCATCAATATCAAGTACTACTTTGTTCACGATTTCAAAGCTTCCTAAGCGAAAACCTTTAAACCTACGTAGCATTTCATCGTGATTTCCTGTGATGTAATACACTTTTGTTCCAGAAGTGATGAAATTCATCAGTTGCTTAATGACTTTCATGTGTGGTTTAGGAAAGTAACGTTTGTTAAATTGCCAAATATCAATAATATCACCATTCAAAATTAATATTTTAGGGTTGATGGTTTTTAGATAATTATTGAGTTCAGTAGCTCTACAACCAAAAGTTCCTAAATGTACATCTGATATTACAGCAATATCTAATTTACGTTTTTTGTGTTTTTTCATTCTAAGTATACTTCGATGTTTACCAAAGTTACTTTTCGAATGTTTTTAAAAAGTGAAGTAATTATAAATTATTGGTAATAAAATCTTTACTAAAAAGTGTAGTGAATGTTATGTAAAAGTAAAAAGCTCGGTAAAAACCGAGCTTTTTATATAGTTTGTTTGAAGATTACTTATTGTACAATACCCATTCTCCTTTTTCTAATAAAGGAATAGCTTGTTTGTACTTAACTTCTTTTTCTTCACCAGACATTACGTTTTTGATGGTAACTTTTTCGTTACGACCAATTTTTGGTTGTTCACGAACAACTGTTTCTACAGCTTGTTGTTCCTGCGTTTGTTGGTTACGTGCATTGCTAATAGCTTGCTGTGTTGAGTTTTGAACTTCATCTTTACGTAAATCTAATTGCTCACGTTGTTGTTCACGAGCTTCAGATACTTGTGAAGCTTCTTGACTAGGTAGTTTTCCTTTAAATAAGAACGATAAAACTTCTTTATTTACTTTGTCAATCGTTTCTTGGAATAACTCAAAAGCTTCAAACTTATAAACCAATAATGGATCTTTTTGCTCGTACGTAGCATTTTGAACGGTTTGTTTCAGCTCATCCATTTTACGTAAGTGATCCTTCCAGTTTTCATCAATAATCGCTAAAGTGATGTTTTTCTCAAAATCGTTAACTAATGATTTTC
Encoded proteins:
- a CDS encoding UDP-2,3-diacylglucosamine diphosphatase — translated: MKKHKKRKLDIAVISDVHLGTFGCRATELNNYLKTINPKILILNGDIIDIWQFNKRYFPKPHMKVIKQLMNFITSGTKVYYITGNHDEMLRRFKGFRLGSFEIVNKVVLDIDGKKGWFFHGDVFDVTMQHSKWLAKLGGKGYDFLILINTAVNWCSHKLGYGRLSFSKKIKNSVKSAIKFINNFETTAADIAIDEGYDYVVCGHIHQPEIRSIKTEKGSTVYLNSGDWIENLTALEYKNKTWSLYEYEKDEIAKNIHLNYSVKDLELISSEHNNSELFTELLKEFNIKTQ